The Candidatus Equadaptatus faecalis nucleotide sequence TCATGATAAACGCGGCTGAGCGGGGTGCAAATCCTTTTTTCTGCGCCCATACCGCCGCAAAGTAAATCAGAAGTCCGTGACCGACGTCGCCGAACATAAAGCCGAAGAAAAGCGCGAAAGTCAGCGCGACAAAAGCCGACGGGTCAAACTCGTCGTACGACGGAAGGCTGTACAGAGCGACGATATCCTGAAAAGCGCGGAAAATCCTTTTGTTTTTCAGCAGAACCGGCGCAGAGATGTTCAGTTCCTTCGTGTCGTCCAAAAGAATTGAGGTTGATGGTGCGCCTCGTTCGATCTCTGCTTTGATTTCGTCAACCGAATCGGACGGAAGCCAGCCGCTGATGAAAAACAGGCCGCTTACCTCGCCGCGTCCCCTGCATACGTCATAGACGCGCTGCATGGCGTAAAGCCGGAGATAAAGCTGTTCGAGCTGTTCCCTGCTGCCGTCCAGCAGTTTGTCTGCTTCCTCGGTAAACGTCTCAAGCTGCCTGCAGTTTTCCTCTTTCTGCCTTGCGATTTCCGCTGCCATCTCTGCGGTATAATCGCTGCCCGCAGTCTGCAGGCGTTCGTAATTTTCAGGTTTCAGCAGTTCGAAACGTGCGCAGATAAACTCGTTGCCAATCAATTCCGAAACGCTGAAATCGGTTCCCTGCACTGCGGAAAGAATTTTCTCCGCAGCTTCGAGCTCCGCTTTTTCGTTTGTCAGGGCAAGTTTCTGTGTCTGCAGCTGATTGAACTTTGCAACAGCCTTATCGACGCTGTATCTTGCGGAAGTGAGCGTAAAATTTTTGTCCGGAGGAACGCTGACCGGCTGCGGAAGAGGTCTTCCCGAAGCTTCCCAGACGGAAGAAATCTTTGCAAGCAGTTCGTCATACGGGTTGACCGTTTCGGTCGTCACCTTTGAGCGGAGGTTCATGTCATTTACAAGCGCGTCAAGAGACAGCGGCTGAAAGTTGCCGGCGAGCGCCAAAAGCTGTGCGCTGCTTTCAATTTCGCCGCGCGGCCCGACCAGCGTCAAAGCTGTCATTTTTATCACTGCCATACAAAATCACCTCCGTCCGCAACAGGTTTTATAAGATGTTCCGCCGCAAGCCGCGGGCTCAGACCGGAATCAACGCTCTCCGTTATCCGTATCAGGTCTTCTATTTCGTGCAGCTTCAGCGTAAAGTAACATACCGTAGTGTGAAAACCGGGAACGCCTTTTCTGAAAATCTTTTCTGCGCTTGCGTTGTTGAAACGCCGTATTCTCATTTCAAGCCGCAGCTCTCTTTCGGACTGCTCCCTCGTCTCGGCGAAAACAGCGCTGTAATACGGAAAACGCTCGCTGAGATACTTTCTGTAGGTCTCGGGCGGTGAAGACGCCATAAAGCTCAAATCCGCCGGTGTAACCTTGTAATGCGCCGGAATAAGCGCTGCCTGAATTTCGTCCGGCGGTAAATCGTAATAGAGCAGACATCTGTGCAGAATATAAAGATTAAGCAGATCAATGCGCGAGCCGAACAGAGGTGTCAGATATTTGCTCTCCGTCTTGTCCAGTGTACTCAAATCGTTAAAAACCGACACTTCCGTAAAATGATCCAGCGCTGTCTCAAGCTCAAGAACAGAATCTGTCTCACCTGCTTCCAGCCTTTGCAGAGGCTGCCGGACCGCATCGGCGTATCTGGATTTTTCAAGCGCGGCAAGTAGCTCTGAATAGCTTCTGCAGCCTGCCAGCGCGTCGTAATCAAGCTCGGAGCAGGGCAGCGGCGTAAGCTTGTAGCGGAGCGTCTGCTCGTCAATATGCCGCGAACGGACAAAACGGAAAATCCTTTTCAGCTGCTCCGTCTCAAACCAGCCGAGCCAGTCTGCGAAAAATTTCCTGCGCGCCCCCTCAAGCCCCGAAACAAAAAACTCCGCTTCCTTAAGCAGCGACGAACGAAGCTGCTTTTCAAGATTGCCGCGGTGCGCCGTTGAAGAATCAAGGAACTGCAGCGGGACGGCATACGCTTCCGTTCCCTTAAGAAACTCCGTTATCTCGGCAGACGATTTGCAGTGCAGCAGAGTCCACAACTCATCTGCGGCAAGCAGCCTGCCGTGGCGGACGTGTGCCCGTATCGCGGTTGACGAAACGGCGGTGTGAAGCGTCACTCAGCCGACCTCTTTACGTACTCCGACGCAAAATTTTCAGTCAGTGAATCAAGCAGAGGCTCAAGCTCCTTCTCAAAACGCGCGGTGTACTCCCTGCGTTTCTCTGCGCAAAGCTCTGCATAACGCCCTGCTTCTTCGGAAGCGGACGCCTGCGCGGTGCGGACAATTTCCTCTGCCCTGTGCTTCGCCTGTTCCGTGCGCTCTGCGCGAAGCAGCTCAAAATTTTTCTTAACCTCAAGCAGCCGGTACTCTGCCTCGGCCGCAGAGCTTCTGACAATATTCTCTGCCTCCGCCTCAGTTTCCAGAAGTGCGGCAAGCGTTTTTTCAAGACTGCTCATAGGTCGGCATTCCTCCTGAATTTTACTGCTGTTTTCTTTGAACCGACAGCTTTTGTGCGCTCTTCATGCGCGTGAAATCCTCCCGTTCGCTCTCCTCAAGCGCGTCGGAAATAAATTTCAGCTGATTCAGTTCTGAAGGTATTACTATCTTGTCAAGCGAATTTATGCGGCGGTGGGTCTTCTTCATCTGAGCCGCAAGACGGCAGATGCCGGCTTCCGTCTCGGCAAGCTTCGCAAGCAGGGCGGAAACCCTGCGGAACTTTGCGTATGCTTCGTCAGCCGCTCCGGAAGAACCGAGAAAAGAGCAGCACGGCTTTGCAGGGAGCTCTGCCGGCGGCTCGATTTCCGGAACTTCAACACCCATTACGGAATGAAAACGCACTGTCAAATCCTGAATTTCAGGGACGGACTGCACGATATCCTCAACAACCTCAATCCCGAGGGATATTGTTGCTCTCTGAAGAGCGTCGTATGCTTCGCGGAAAACCTCTGCCGCCTCAGCCTGAATTTTCTTTGCCGCATCGGTGCGGGAGGCAAGCTCAAACATCAAGACCT carries:
- a CDS encoding ATPase, giving the protein MAVIKMTALTLVGPRGEIESSAQLLALAGNFQPLSLDALVNDMNLRSKVTTETVNPYDELLAKISSVWEASGRPLPQPVSVPPDKNFTLTSARYSVDKAVAKFNQLQTQKLALTNEKAELEAAEKILSAVQGTDFSVSELIGNEFICARFELLKPENYERLQTAGSDYTAEMAAEIARQKEENCRQLETFTEEADKLLDGSREQLEQLYLRLYAMQRVYDVCRGRGEVSGLFFISGWLPSDSVDEIKAEIERGAPSTSILLDDTKELNISAPVLLKNKRIFRAFQDIVALYSLPSYDEFDPSAFVALTFALFFGFMFGDVGHGLLIYFAAVWAQKKGFAPRSAAFIMKCAAASSMFFGVLYGSIFGQEDIIPALWLSPIKDTGSLIAASITVGFAIISAGILLNIARQFRDRNFGSMLFDGQGIAGLALYWPVAAFALARITDTGSDTLLFALKLTAVLSVLLIAFKSTFARLLFKEKPKSSTAADVFGIIEVVLSMLSNTVSFVRLAAFALNHVCLSMAVIMLSEMVRNLPGGMFMKFLLLTAGNVLVVALEGLIVFIQTLRLEYYEFFGKFYKGGGKAFSPVQWKN
- a CDS encoding V-type ATPase subunit — encoded protein: MTLHTAVSSTAIRAHVRHGRLLAADELWTLLHCKSSAEITEFLKGTEAYAVPLQFLDSSTAHRGNLEKQLRSSLLKEAEFFVSGLEGARRKFFADWLGWFETEQLKRIFRFVRSRHIDEQTLRYKLTPLPCSELDYDALAGCRSYSELLAALEKSRYADAVRQPLQRLEAGETDSVLELETALDHFTEVSVFNDLSTLDKTESKYLTPLFGSRIDLLNLYILHRCLLYYDLPPDEIQAALIPAHYKVTPADLSFMASSPPETYRKYLSERFPYYSAVFAETREQSERELRLEMRIRRFNNASAEKIFRKGVPGFHTTVCYFTLKLHEIEDLIRITESVDSGLSPRLAAEHLIKPVADGGDFVWQ
- a CDS encoding V-type ATP synthase subunit D: MPVKFAPTRGDFVKLKNSISAAQSGRDLLDQKRQVLMFELASRTDAAKKIQAEAAEVFREAYDALQRATISLGIEVVEDIVQSVPEIQDLTVRFHSVMGVEVPEIEPPAELPAKPCCSFLGSSGAADEAYAKFRRVSALLAKLAETEAGICRLAAQMKKTHRRINSLDKIVIPSELNQLKFISDALEESEREDFTRMKSAQKLSVQRKQQ